In the Aneurinibacillus soli genome, one interval contains:
- the alaS gene encoding alanine--tRNA ligase — MKRLSSAEIRQMFLDFFQSKGHKIEPSMPLIPIDDASLLWINSGVATLKKYFDGRVIPDNPRITNSQKSIRTNDIENVGKTARHHTFFEMLGNFSIGDYFKEEAITWAWELLTSPEWIAFDPEKLSVTIHPEDDEAYEIWSKKMGVPDERIVRLEGNFWDIGEGPCGPNSEIFFDRGEAFGNDPSDPELYPGGENERYLEIWNLVFSQYNHNPDGSYTPLPKKNIDTGAGLERLASVLQEVDNNFETDLLFPIIEATASISGKKYGESEEFDVAFKVIADHARTVVFAIGDGALPSNEGRGYVIRRLLRRAVRYGKVLGIEKPFLASLTPVVGEIMKAYYPEVLEKREFIERVIKNEEERFHETLNEGLHILEQMVETAKAAGQTQIAGPEAFKLYDTYGFPFDLTEDFAMEKGMTVDREGFDAAMEEQRARARAARHDENSMQVQGGVLGDIKVASEFVGYTNLVADAKVVALIHENEQVDMVSAGAECQIILDRTPFYAESGGQVADKGTLVAGDTQAHVKDTQKGPNGQNVHTVLVETGTLKIGDTVAAYVNRASRADIVKNHTATHLLHQALKDVLGTHVNQAGSLVSPERLRFDFSHFGAVTQEELEQVEANVNEQIWHNIQVDIMNKSLTEAKAMGAMALFGEKYGDTVRVVQVGDYSLELCGGCHVHNTAEIGLFKIVSEVGIGAGTRRIEAVTGRMAYEYLNKQLQTLKFVADELKTTVPNVPQRIETLKVEMKDMERENESLRAKLSNLEAASLTDQVEDVNGVSVLAAKVNGVDMDNLRSMVDDLKQKLGSAVVVLGSVKEDKVNLVAGVTADLVGRGLHAGKAVKEAASRCGGGGGGRPDMAQAGGKNPEQLSDALAFVKNWVREQI; from the coding sequence ATGAAACGTTTAAGCTCGGCGGAGATTCGCCAGATGTTTCTTGATTTCTTTCAGAGCAAGGGCCATAAAATTGAGCCAAGTATGCCGTTGATTCCAATTGATGATGCATCTCTCTTGTGGATTAACAGTGGCGTGGCCACATTGAAGAAGTATTTTGACGGGCGCGTGATTCCTGATAATCCGCGTATTACGAATTCACAAAAGTCGATTCGTACGAATGACATTGAGAATGTAGGAAAGACAGCACGTCACCATACATTCTTCGAGATGCTGGGTAACTTCTCAATCGGCGACTATTTTAAGGAAGAAGCGATTACGTGGGCGTGGGAACTCCTCACAAGTCCAGAGTGGATTGCATTCGATCCAGAAAAACTGTCGGTTACGATTCACCCGGAAGATGATGAGGCGTATGAGATCTGGAGCAAGAAGATGGGAGTACCAGATGAGCGTATTGTGCGCTTAGAAGGGAACTTCTGGGATATCGGAGAAGGCCCATGCGGACCGAACAGTGAGATCTTCTTCGACCGTGGCGAAGCATTCGGCAATGACCCGAGTGATCCAGAACTGTATCCAGGCGGCGAGAATGAACGCTACCTCGAAATCTGGAATCTCGTATTCTCTCAGTACAATCATAATCCGGACGGCTCATACACGCCGCTACCGAAGAAAAACATTGATACAGGTGCCGGTCTTGAGCGCCTAGCGTCTGTACTACAAGAAGTAGATAATAACTTCGAGACGGACCTTCTGTTCCCGATCATCGAAGCAACAGCCAGCATTTCCGGCAAAAAATACGGCGAGTCGGAAGAGTTCGACGTAGCCTTCAAAGTAATCGCAGACCATGCACGTACCGTTGTATTCGCAATCGGTGACGGTGCACTGCCATCAAACGAAGGACGTGGGTACGTTATCCGCCGCTTGCTTCGACGTGCGGTTCGCTACGGAAAAGTTCTCGGTATTGAGAAACCGTTCCTTGCAAGCCTAACTCCGGTTGTCGGAGAGATCATGAAGGCATACTATCCGGAAGTGCTTGAGAAGCGTGAGTTCATCGAGCGTGTCATTAAAAACGAAGAAGAACGTTTCCACGAGACACTGAATGAAGGTCTGCACATTTTGGAGCAGATGGTAGAGACAGCGAAAGCGGCAGGTCAGACACAAATTGCTGGTCCAGAAGCATTCAAATTGTATGATACATATGGCTTCCCATTTGATCTCACTGAAGACTTCGCGATGGAAAAAGGCATGACTGTGGATCGTGAAGGCTTCGATGCTGCGATGGAAGAGCAACGTGCTCGTGCCCGTGCAGCTCGCCATGATGAGAACAGCATGCAGGTTCAGGGTGGCGTTCTGGGCGACATTAAAGTAGCGAGTGAGTTCGTTGGCTACACGAATCTCGTAGCGGATGCAAAAGTTGTGGCGCTGATTCATGAAAATGAACAGGTTGACATGGTAAGTGCAGGGGCTGAATGTCAGATCATCCTGGATCGTACCCCATTCTATGCAGAGTCTGGTGGACAAGTAGCGGACAAAGGTACACTTGTAGCAGGTGACACACAGGCACACGTAAAAGATACGCAGAAGGGACCGAATGGCCAGAACGTACATACCGTATTGGTGGAGACCGGCACGCTCAAAATCGGCGATACAGTCGCTGCATATGTCAACCGGGCATCTCGTGCGGATATTGTGAAAAACCATACTGCGACTCACTTATTGCATCAAGCGCTTAAAGACGTACTTGGTACACATGTGAATCAGGCGGGATCTTTAGTATCACCGGAGCGTCTGCGTTTTGACTTCTCTCACTTTGGCGCGGTAACTCAGGAAGAGCTTGAACAAGTTGAAGCAAACGTGAACGAGCAAATCTGGCATAATATTCAGGTTGATATTATGAATAAATCGCTCACAGAAGCAAAAGCTATGGGCGCAATGGCGTTATTTGGCGAGAAATACGGCGATACCGTTCGTGTGGTACAGGTAGGCGACTACAGCCTGGAGCTGTGCGGGGGCTGCCACGTCCATAACACAGCGGAGATCGGGTTGTTCAAGATCGTAAGCGAAGTTGGTATCGGCGCTGGTACAAGACGTATTGAAGCCGTAACGGGTCGCATGGCGTATGAGTATCTGAACAAACAGCTTCAAACGCTCAAATTCGTTGCTGATGAGCTGAAAACAACCGTACCAAATGTTCCACAGCGCATCGAAACACTCAAAGTTGAAATGAAAGACATGGAGCGTGAAAACGAATCGCTGCGTGCGAAGTTGAGCAATCTCGAAGCGGCATCCTTAACCGATCAGGTAGAGGACGTCAACGGTGTTAGCGTCCTTGCTGCAAAAGTAAATGGTGTAGATATGGATAACTTGCGCAGCATGGTAGATGATCTGAAGCAAAAACTTGGTTCTGCTGTTGTTGTGCTTGGTTCTGTGAAAGAGGATAAAGTAAACCTTGTAGCCGGTGTAACAGCTGATCTCGTTGGACGAGGTCTGCATGCGGGCAAAGCGGTCAAAGAAGCGGCTTCACGTTGCGGCGGTGGCGGTGGCGGTCGTCCGGACATGGCGCAGGCTGGCGGTAAAAATCCAGAACAGCTGTCCGACGCACTCGCTTTCGTGAAAAACTGGGTACGCGAACAAATTTAG
- a CDS encoding IreB family regulatory phosphoprotein — translation MSSMDHTMKFTFKPDDVEAEARNVLLSVYGALEEKGYNPINQIVGYLISGDPAYIPRHNNARTMIRKLERDELIEELVRSYLRQHGS, via the coding sequence GTGAGTTCCATGGATCATACAATGAAATTTACATTTAAACCGGACGATGTGGAAGCGGAAGCCCGGAATGTACTGCTCAGCGTGTACGGGGCGCTTGAAGAAAAAGGGTACAACCCGATTAATCAGATTGTTGGCTATCTAATCTCGGGAGACCCGGCGTATATTCCGCGTCATAACAACGCACGTACCATGATTCGTAAGCTAGAGCGTGACGAATTAATCGAGGAGCTTGTCCGTTCGTATCTTCGCCAGCACGGTAGCTAA